One window of Mauremys reevesii isolate NIE-2019 linkage group 4, ASM1616193v1, whole genome shotgun sequence genomic DNA carries:
- the LOC120403457 gene encoding olfactory receptor 4S2-like: MEPTQNVTEFILLGLCHNEMLQPVCFVFFVLLYIATVLGNLLIIVTVKNSQYLKSPMYFFLSYLSFVDMCYSSVTAPKLIADFFVERKTISFEGCITQLFVIHFVGCTEIFLLTVMAYDRYIAICKPLHYTTIMTGWVCGSLVMASWVGGFVHSIVQTLMVIQLPFCGPNEIDHYFCDVYPLLKLVCTDTYLVGVMVIANTGMISLTCFVVLVVSYVIILVSLRTHSSEGRRKALSTCASHIAVVILFFGPCTFVYLRPSTTFSEDKMVTVFYTIITPVLNPLIYTLRNEEVKNAMRKLGSRKATLGVK; this comes from the coding sequence ATGGAGCCCACACAGAATGTGACTGAATTCATCCTTTTGGGACTTTGCCACAATGAGATGTTACAGCCTgtgtgttttgtgttctttgtacTCCTCTATATCGCTACTGTGCTGGGAAACCTTCTAATTATTGTCACAGTAAAGAACAGCCAGTATCTGAAGTctcccatgtatttcttcctcagcTACCTGTCCTTTGTAGACATGTGCTATTCGTCTGTCACAGCCCCAAAACTGATTGCGGACTTCTTCGTGGAGAGGAAAACCATCTCCTTTGAGGGCTGCATTACACAGCTGTTTGTGATCCATTTTGTCGGATGCACTGAAATTTTCCTCCTCACGGTGATGGCGTATGATCGTTACATTGCCATCTGCAAACCCCTCCATTACACAACCATCATGACCGGGTGGGTTTGTGGCTCCCTTGTGATGGCTTCATGGGTGGGTGGCTTTGTGCATTCCATAGTTCAGACTCTCATGGTCATCCAGTTACCCTTCTGTGGGCCCAACGAGATTGACCACTATTTCTGCGATGTGTACCCTTTGCTGAAACTGGTCTGCACTGACACTTATCTTGTTGGCGTCATGGTTATTGCCAATACCGGGATGATTTCCCTGACCTGTTTTGTTGTGCTGGTTGTGTCCTATGTCATCATCTTAGTCTCCTTGAGAACTCACTCCTCCGAAGGTCGTCGCAAAGCTCTTTCCACCTGTGCCTCCCATATTGCTGTAGTGATTTTGTTTTTCGGGCCATGTACCTTCGTGTATTTAAGACCTTCCACCACCTTCTCAGAGGATAAGATGGTCACGGTGTTCTACACCATTATCACCCCGGTGCTGAATCCCTTAATCTACACCCTGCGCAATGAGGAGGTGAAAAATGCTATGAGAAAATTAGGGAGCAGAAAAGCGACATTAGGGGTGAAATGA